One segment of Cardiocondyla obscurior isolate alpha-2009 linkage group LG13, Cobs3.1, whole genome shotgun sequence DNA contains the following:
- the Uvop gene encoding opsin, ultraviolet-sensitive, giving the protein MFNDSIHWEARILSAGPPRLLGWNVPAEDLVYIPEHWLTYPEPNPSLHYLLAILYILFTFVALLGNGLVIWIFCSAKSLRTPSNLFVVNLAFCDFFMMLKTPIFIYNSFNTGFATGPLGCQIFAFIGSLSGIGAAITNAAIAYDRYSTIARPLDGKLSRGQVILFIVLIWTYTIPWGLMPLMHVWGRFVPEGFLTSCTFDYLTDTPETQYFVATIFTFSYCIPMMLIIYYYSQIVSHVVNHEKALREQAKKMNVESLRSNTNTNAQSAEIRIAKAAITICFLFVLSWTPYGVLAMIGAFGNKALLTPGITMIPACTCKFVACLDPYVYAISHPKYRLELQKRLPWLELQEKPPADTQSSTTEVVNASSS; this is encoded by the exons ATGTTCAACGATAGTATTCATTGGGAAGCAAGAATTTTATCAGCAGGACCACCGCGATTATTGGGATGGAATGTCCCAGCAGAAGATTTGGTTTATATACCAGAGCACTGGCTAACGTATCCCGAACCTAATCCTTCTCTTCACTATCTGCTGGCCATTTTATACATCCTGTTCACCTTTGTAGCGTTACTTGGAAATGGATTAGTTATTTGGATATTTTGTTC AGCCAAATCACTAAGAACACCTTCGAATTTATTCGTGGTAAATCTGGCATTTTGCGATTTCTTCATGATGCTCAAGACACCTATATTCATATACAATTCCTTCAATACTGGATTTGCTACTGGTCCTTTGGGATGTCAAATCTTTGCATTTATTGGATCGCTTAGTGGAATCGGAGCTGCTATTACAAATGCTGCCATTGCATACGATAGATACAG TACTATAGCACGACCACTCGATGGGAAGTTATCTCGCGGCCAAGTCATACTTTTTATTGTGCTCATCTGGACGTATACAATTCCTTGGGGCTTGATGCCATTAATGCATGTCTGGGGTCGCTTTGTGCCTGAAGGTTTTTTGACAAGCTGTACTTTCGATTACTTGACAGATACGCCTGAAACGCAATATTTTGTGGCTACAATATTCACATTTTCCTACTGCATACCCATGATgcttataatatattattatagtcAAATTGTCAGTCATGTTGTTAATCATGAGAAAGCTCTTCGTGAACAAGCAAAGAAGATGAATGTCGAAAGTTTAAGAAGCAATACTAATACAAATGCTCAATCTGCGGAAATACGTATAGCTAAG gCTGCAATAACAATCTGCTTTCTCTTTGTTCTTTCGTGGACTCCATACGGTGTTCTGGCAATGATTGGCGCTTTTGGAAATAAGGCACTGTTAACTCCTGGTATCACGATGATACCGGCATGCACATGTAAATTTGTGGCTTGTTTGGATCCATATGTATATGCCATAAGTCATCCAAAATATAG ATTAGAATTGCAGAAACGATTACCGTGGTTAGAATTACAAGAGAAGCCTCCTGCAGACACGCAGAGTTCGACAACTGAAGTAGTGAATGCGTCATCAtcttaa
- the LOC139107491 gene encoding dynein regulatory complex protein 8 isoform X2, whose amino-acid sequence MPFEPSLLERRLCEAFDVFDNARSGEVDVRDLGTIIRALGCVITEAELQEIQVEVEDVENNCVPINRFVEYMTKAINERKFKPAEPEELLKAFQLLDPENRGYIMKEDLEKSIMEVGEPFTKEEVADMMAVACNPETGKINYEHYTNLLIVKVPKNINVYNIIDEMEAAKLTELSKKRRWDGIYFKQDF is encoded by the exons A tgCCCTTCGAACCATCGTTGTTAGAAAGAAGACTTTGTGAAGCGTTTGATGTGTTCGATAATGCAAGAAGTGGAGAGGTAGATGTTAGAGATTTGGGAACTATAATTAGAGCATTAg GATGTGTCATCACGGAAGCTGAGTTGCAAGAAATACAAGTAGAAGTAGAAgatgttgaaaataattgcgtgCCAATAAATAGATTTGTAGAATATATGACCAAAGCGATTAATGAACGCAA GTTCAAACCAGCAGAACCAGAAGAGCTGTTGAAAGCGTTCCAATTACTAGATCCTGAGAATCGTGGATACATCATGAAAGAAGATttagaaaaatcaattatGGAAGTGGGAGAACCATTTACAAAGGAAGAAGTGGCCGATATGATGGCTGTCGCCTGCAACCCTGAAActgggaaaattaattatgagcATTACACTAATTTGTTAATT GTAAAAGTTCctaaaaatatcaatgtatataatattattgatGAAATGGAAGCTGCAAAATTAACAGAATTGTCTAAGAAGCGCAGATGGGACGgcatttattttaagcaagatttttga
- the LOC139107731 gene encoding tRNA (guanine(37)-N(1))-methyltransferase-like produces MILYMAIGRFYGITRHSSCCLSSFYTTAMTSLLIPPASVRGMTCLDRDAFTTTVTVPTLKLHGIAISKNIHVLKKYLLKMCNLKSVEKINDGVIIYLNPDIVTKLEDITEHDKKLLTDQYEYFNTNIEIKYDNWRRDVILKSILPEDVEVPTAYSLIGHIVQLNLRDVHLPYKYIIGQVFLDKTTSARTVVNKVNTIDTTFRYFAMEILAGEKNTVTIAKEHGCTYQFDFAQVYWNPRLSTEHSRMITFMTQGDVLYDVFAGVGPFAIPAARKRIQVFANDLNPESYKWLKKNATLNKLKNNFKAFNMDGRDFLKTVVKDNILTRRDKNLAGSEHIIMNLPATAIEFLDILPDWFTQEELKTVCLKPPTFHVYCFVKINKGDDVCMHGKLVIEQKLGYTLSVGSIVSINDIRDVSPNKQMVRVSFLLEQKIFKGEEPAMKKLKNSDINDPKGEVLYKRTLEGFKETESKEKTLRYLPIQRVMNLKQKFSTIQMNVVLENSKSEADIKCALDILNECYERYNPNEIFISFNGGKDCTVVLHLAATVAKMRNISPLLCLYVTDDCSFPEVEFFVESARHYYGLDIIRVKKPIQSALFTLLEKKRDLKAVLMGTRKGDPGSENLQVFTPTDSDWPQLMRVNPILHWSYSQVWKFLLKHNIPYCSLYDQGYTSIGNRNTTIRNPLLRNPENPSTYLPAYLLTDKSAERDGREHDKNNV; encoded by the exons ATGATCCTGTATATGGCAATTGGCAGATTCTACGGTATTACGCGACACTCTAGCTGCTGTTTAAGCAGCTTTTACACAACTGCTATGACTTCCTTGCTGATTCCTCCAGCATCTGTTCGTGGAATGACATGCTTGGATCGTGATGCATTTACAACAACTGTGACTGTCCcaacattaaaattacatgGCATTGCTATCTCAAAAAATATACACgtgttgaaaaaatatttgttaaagatGTGCAATTTGAAATCAGTTGAAAAGATAAATGACGGAGTTATCATTTATCTAAATCCCGATATTGTCACAAAATTGGAAGATATTACTGAgcatgataaaaaattattaacagaccagtatgaatattttaatacaaatattgaaataaagtaTGACAATTGGCGTCGTGATGTTATACTAAAATCAATTCTTCCGGAAGATGTTGAAGTTCCTACAGCATATAGTTTAATAGGACATATTGTACAGTTGAACTTACGTGATGTGCATTTGccatacaaatatattattggtCAAGTTTTTCTTGATAAAACCACAAGTGCACGAACAGTagtaaataaagtaaatacAATTGATACGACTTTCCGATATTTTGCTATGGAAATTTTGGCTGGTGAAAAGAACACGGTAACAATTGCAAAAGAACATGGTTGTACATACCAATTTGATTTTGCACAAGTTTATTGGAACCCACGACTATCCACCGAGCATTCACGAATGATAACATTTATGACTCAAGGCGATGTTCTATATGACGTATTTGCAGGAGTGGGACCTTTTGCAATTCCTGCCGCACGTAAAAGAATTCAAGTGTTTGCCAATGATTTAAATCCTGAATCTTATAAATGGCTTAAAAAAAACGCTACTCTtaacaagttaaaaaataattttaaagctttCAACATGGACGGTAGAGATTTTTTGAAAACAGTTgttaaagataatattttgaCTAGACGGGATAAAAATTTAGCTGGTTCTGAACatataataatgaatttaCCCGCAACAGCTATTGAATTTTTGGACATATTACCCGATTGGTTTACACAAGAAGAACTAAAAACAGTTTGTTTAAAGCCACCGACATTTCATGTATattgttttgtaaaaataaataaaggagATGATGTTTGCATGCATGGAAAGTTAGTGATTGAGCAAAAACTTGGCTATACATTGTCTGTTGGTTCTATCGTCAGTATAAATGATATTAGAGACGTTTCACCGAATAAACAAATGGTTCGAGTATCATTTTTATTGgagcaaaaaatatttaaagggGAGGAGCCAGCaatgaagaaattaaaaaacagtGATATTAATGATCCA AAAGGTGAAGTTCTTTACAAAAGAACTTTGGAAGGATTTAAAGAAACGGAGTCAAAAGAGAAAACTCTGCGTTATTTACCGATACAAAGAGTTAtgaatttaaaacagaaatttaGTACTATTCAAATGAATGTTGTATTGGAGAATAGCAAAAGTGAAGCAGATATTAAATGTGCCTTAGATATATTGAACGAATGTTATGAAAg GTATAATccaaatgaaatttttatcagtTTTAATGGCGGGAAAGATTGTACTGTGGTTTTACATTTAGCTGCTACCGTTGCAAAAATGCGCAATATTTCACCTTTACTATGCTTGTATGTAACTGACGATTGCTCTTTCCCGGAG GTAGAATTCTTCGTGGAATCAGCTAGACATTATTACGGGTTAGATATAATTCGTGTGAAAAAACCGATCCAATCAGcattatttacattattagAAAAGAAACGTGATTTGAAAGCAGTTCTCATGGGCACAAGGAAAGGTGATCCAGGTTCCGAAAATTTGCAAGTGTTTACCCCCACTGATTCAGATTGGCCACAGTTGATGCGTGTAAATCCTATCTTACACTGGTCATACAGTCAAGtttggaaatttttattaaagcacAATATTCCTTATTGCTCACTCTACGATCAAGGATACACAAGTATCGGTAATAGAAATACTACAATACGAAATCCCTTGCTAAGAAACCCTGAAAACCCTTCAACTTATTTACCAGCATACCTTTTAACCGATAAATCTGCTGAAAGAGATGGCAGAGAgcatgataaaaataatgtatga
- the LOC139107474 gene encoding kinesin-like protein KIF20B: MENTLDSIRPSDNGEEMSYLFGRDPSILAYNQRPFPSKDTKKNLLSLYEIEEDNSGNTNISDHSESHTLQTVKVYLRVKPFPKKLKLTEEQQKAYQIMNATTLLTKLPILDNSTNSKQFKSNETVCRKFTFSQTFGPETTQLELFEQVVQQQMIDFIGGQSCTIMTYGTTNSGKSYTLQGTATSPGLVPRALEFVFNNITTRPNPFYKPLHCTNVACLNALERAQELEAKTKLLTFSSVDKLHYTNTYKQMQKLLQEESIRPSQCYDAHYSVWVSFAEIYNEIIYDLLSNECQKKRIPLKLGTDSSGRAFIRGLKTIYVNSAAEAYQVLMIGQYNLKVAATALNAKSSRSHCIFTITLLKYYTENLPDAVEMSTFSFCDLAGSERLKKTLNIGDRLKEAQNINTSLLVLGRCLKSIHEGQLSRIKTDTVGPFRESKLTRLFQRALSGKEHLALIVNVNPLPNLYIETQNVLNFAAIAKKIIIERKKQIRKTSKTRFSQIVTQSAQTTTNWDTVELESVDLQSANSIKEDDSDDSEYITSEEYIDLTNENKRLKKEITALKNSALLRDFQSRQEMSDKYLAMIAELETNWKQRINDVEIEHEDTLEWTVKQLEEFYKRKLNQLAKKRKCSNCSDFDENVDNFLNIEEVIKENTELREKNNALKKTLTELKVTNETLIVEKNKISFELGLAKEDLKVTRKLLESAEKDACLTEDGQTLKEEIKLQLFAKNEQVKKLKEVLNEAKEEYIASISELKKKEFCINEQTKNLIANQETIEDLELDLENVKMCLTEKTRIGDFLQEKLDHSENKILQMQDEINKLKNEKLALIKSYESKEIAKPCNDIEYQEIIIKKECITDGISEDLNLTKENIEEETKNVDTFINDQNSAAETLSKQVLEDTGCEMNIINNKTNNDQSKMKENPHSPATIITSEDIQTSNKLFLIKEEAVQTDEIVNDSAQLQLNTLNMQLNDIQEQYKQKCLQVKKLTEELNDVNDRLQTLKKENDSNKTIIDEYKNSVEVLKKELLLAKEEKQEVEETLLSSNATFKQKIADYECKINRLENNISALKHDTEQCLEEKGEVVQKELNSDIFKCKPEAETDVHKDNVISVKKENDDTNKISVNLDEYEAKISQLEDGLKIIERLKCDIEQLNKNLETCQMEKDCIQKALDENNKKLFECESQLEEITLKDQEKDTEIAALQKELKRMIHKSESAEKNDDLMEAELKRTITELTQKKETLFQKEQYIKELTIRLENSERNAKIFNLLEQNSKERQVENERLRNINDDLRASLSQKEREMDAFMKNRDETVNKYEVLVKNQQEELDMQKREVKRYQELFRRQATPTPSKDEYKKLQNHIEILQDRLQKYEVNTKAKNDYDSTSEDEVLAKRLKEKGRGKKTGLANKQENISVIELSGSESKRSTKNALLPPPENSVEIRRTRRKKLFLDNESFAEVEPIETSVPTRKLRNRKK, translated from the exons ATGGAGAATACATTGGATTCAATCCGTCCATCGGATAATGGAGAAGAAATGTCATATTTGTTTGGTAGAGATCCAAGCATTTTGGCATATAATCAAAGACCTTTTCCTTCAAaagacacaaaaaaaaatttgctttcaTTGTATGAGATAGAGGAAGACAATTCTGGAAATACCAATATATCTGATCATTCAGAATCTCATACCTTACAGACTGTCAAAGTATATCTTAGAGTTAAACCATTTCCAAAGAAACTTAAGTTAACAGAAGAGCAACAAAAAGCATACCAAATTATGAATGCTACAACATTACTCACAAAGCTACCAATATTGGATAACAGTACAAATTCTAAGCaatttaaaagtaatgaaACTGTTTGCcgaaaatttactttttctcaAACATTTGGACCAGAAACAACTCAATTGGAATTATTTGAGCAAGTTGTACAACAGCAAATGATTGATTTCATAGGTGGACAAAGCTGTACTATCATGACATAtg GTACAACAAATTCTGGAAAATCTTATACTTTGCAAGGGACTGCTACTTCACCTGGACTTGTACCACGTGCATTAGAATTTgtgtttaataatattacaacaaGGCCAAATCCATTTTATAAACCTTTGCATTGTACTAATGTAGCCTGTCTAAATGCACTTGAACGTGCACAGGAACTTGAAGCAAAAACTAAATTACTAACATTTAGTTCAGTGGATAAACTTCATTACACAAATACTTACAaacaaatgcaaaaattattacaagagGAATCAATTCGTCCAAGTCAATGCTATGATGCTCATTATTCAGTTTGGGTCTCTTTTGCAGAAATctataatgaaattatatacGATTTATTGTCAAATGAAtgtcagaaaaaaagaataccaTTAAAATTGGGAACAGATTCCAGTGGCAGAGCATTTATCAGAGgtttaaaaactatttatgTTAATTCAGCTGCAGAAGCTTACCAGGTTTTGATGATAGGacagtataatttaaaagtagcTGCAACTGCATTAAATGCAAAAAGTTCAAGATCTCAttgtatatttacaattacattgttaaaatattatacagaaAATTTACCAGATGCAGTGGAAATGAGCAC attCTCTTTTTGCGATCTGGCGGGCTCTGAACGTTTAAAGAAGACATTAAATATTGGGGATCGATTAAAAGAagctcaaaatattaatactagTTTACTGGTATTAGGTAGATGCTTGAAATCTATTCATGAAGGACAATTATCAAGAATAAAAACAGATACTGTGGGACCGTTTAGAGAATCAAAATTAACCAGATTGTTTCAAAGAGCTCTATCAGGAAAGGAGCATTTAGCTTTAATAGTTAATGTAAATCCTTTGCCAAATCTTTATATAGAGACTCAGAATGTTCTAAATTTTGCTGCtattgctaaaaaaattattatagaaagaaagaagcaaATACGGAAAACGTCGAAGACAAGGTTTTCGCAAATAGTCACGCAAAGTGCACAAACAACGACCAACTGGGACACTGTGGAATTAGAAAGTGTGGATTTGCAATCTGCAAACAGCATCAAAGAAGACGATTCAGACGATTCGGAATACATTACTTCAGAAGAATATATAGATCTtacaaatgaaaataaaagattgaaaaagGAGATAACCGCTTTGAAAAATTCAGCTTTACTTCGAGATTTTCAAAGTCGACAAGAAATGTCCGATAAATACCTTGCGATGATAGCCGAGCTTGAAACTAATTGGAAACAGCGTATAAATGACGTTGAAATCGAACACGAAGACACCCTTGAATGGACTGTGAAACAACTtgaagaattttataaaagaaaattaaatcaattggctaaaaaaagaaaatgcagcAATTGCAGCGATTTCGACGAAAATGTCGATAATTTCTTAAACATTGAAGaagtaattaaagaaaatacagaattaagagagaaaaataatgctttgaaaaaaacattaacTGAATTAAAAGTAACAAATGAAACTTTGATTGtggaaaagaacaaaatttctttcgaaTTGGGATTGGCAAAAGAGGATTTAAAAGTTACGAGAAAGCTTCTAGAAAGTGCCGAAAAAGATGCCTGCCTAACTGAAGATGGTCAAACTTTGAAAGAGgagataaaattgcaattatttgcTAAAAACGAACAAGTCAAGAAATTGAAAGAAGTACTTAACGAAGCGAAAGAAGAATATATTGCAAGTatttctgaattaaaaaagaaagaattttgcaTCAAtgaacaaacaaaaaatttaatagcaaACCAAGAGACAATTGAAGATTTAGAATTAGATCTCGAAAACGTTAAGATGTGTTTGACTGAAAAAACAAGAATAGGAGACTTTTTACAAGAAAAACTAGATCacagtgaaaataaaattctgcaaatgcaagatgaaattaataaattaaagaatgaaaaattagcattaattaaatcttatgaAAGTAAAGAAATTGCAAAACCATGTAATGATATCGAATATCAAgagattattataaaaaaagaatgtattaCCGATGGAATATCCGAAGATTTAAATTTGACCAAGGAAAATATAGAAgaggaaacaaaaaatgtagacacatttattaatgacCAGAATTCTGCAGCAGAAACACTTTCTAAACAGGTATTAGAGGATACAGGCTGtgaaatgaatataataaataataagactAATAATGATCAAAGCAAAATGAAAGAGAACCCTCACTCTCCTGCAACAATAATTACGTCGGAAGATATTCAAACCAGtaacaaactttttttaattaaagaagaagCTGTTCAAACTGACGAGATTGTGAATGATAGCGCACAGTTACAATTGAATACATTGAATATGCAACTTAACGACATTCAAGAACAATACAAACAGAAATGTTTGCAAGTCAAGAAATTAACTGAAGAACTAAACGATGTGAACGACAGACTGCaaactttaaagaaagaaaatgactCAAACAAAACTATCAtagatgaatataaaaattctgtGGAGGTACTTAAAAAAGAACTGCTATTGGCTAAGGAAGAAAAACAAGAGGTAGAAGAAACTTTATTGAGCTCTAACGCAACTTTTAAACAGAAGATTGCTGATTacgaatgtaaaattaatagattggaaaataatatctctgctttaaAACACGATACCGAACAGTGtttagaagaaaaaggggaagTTGTTCAGAAGGAGTTAAATAGCGATATATTCAAGTGTAAACCAGAAGCAGAAACAGATGTGCACAAAGATAATGtaatttcagtaaaaaaagaaaatgacgatacaaataaaataagtgtAAATCTAGACGAATATGAAGCAAAGATATCACAATTAGAAGATggtttgaaaattattgagaGATTAAAATGTGACATCgaacaattaaacaaaaactTAGAAACGTGTCAAATGGAAAAAGACTGTATACAAAAAGCACTTGATGAAAACAATAAGAAATTGTTTGAATGTGAGAGTCAGTTAGAGGAAATAACTCTCAAAGACCAGGAAAAGGATACGGAAATTGCAGCTTTACAAAAAGAATTGAAACGCATGATACATAAGAGCGAAAGTGCTGAAAAGAATGACGATTTGATGGAGGCAGAATTAAAACGTACTATAACCGAATTAACACAGAAGAAAGAAACGCTTTTCCAAAAGGagcaatatataaaagaattaacaaTACGTTTAGAAAATTCTGAGAGAAACGccaagatatttaatttacttgaaCAAAATTCGAAAGAACGACAAGTTGAAAATGAACGATTGCGAAATATAAATGACGACTTGAGAGCTAGCCTGTCGCAGAAAGAACGCGAAATGGATGCATTTATGAAGAATCGAGACGAGACAGTGAACAAGTATGAAGTTTTGGTCAAAAACCAACAGGAAGAGTTAGACATGCAGAAAAGGGAAGTAAAGAGATACCAGGAATTATTCCGACGGCAAGCTACACCAACGCCAAGCAAAGATGAGtataaaaagttacaaaatcATATTGAAATACTTCAAGACCGATTGCAAAAATATGAAGTTAATACAAAAGCCAAGAATGATTACGATAGTACGTCAGAAGACGAAGTTTTAGCTAAAcgtctaaaagaaaaaggtagaGGAAAGAAAACCGGCTTAGCCAATAAACAGGAAAACATATCGGTTATCGAATTGTCTGGATCTGAATCGAAACGAAGCACAAAGAATGCTCTTTTACCACCACCGGAAAATTCAGTCGAGATAAGACGTACTCGTAGAAAGAAGCTGTTTCTTGACAATGAGTCGTTTGCAGAGGTTGAACCTATCGAGACATCTGTGCCAACTCGAAAATTgagaaatcgaaaaaaataa
- the Rpn5 gene encoding 26S proteasome non-ATPase regulatory subunit 12: MAEAMMDNSGRLVKMEVDYSSTCDTKIPECKKLASEGKLHDALDQLLALEKLTRTSADMVSTSRLLVAIVEICLEAKNWSALNEHIILLSKRRSQLKQAVTKMVQECCTYIDKMPNKETMVKLIETLRSVTEGKIYVEVERARLTHRLAKIKEAEGDINGAATVMLELQVETYGSMSRREKASLILEQMRLCLAKKDFMRTQIIAKKINVKFFSDENDEETQALKLKYYDLMMELARHEGWHLELCRHNRAVLETPTIRDDSEKRHIALSRAVLYLVLAPHEPEQADLTHRLLADKLLDEIPIYKELLRLFVNPELIKWSGLCEIYERDLRSTEVFSSSTEEGCKRWTDLRNRVVEHNIRIMAKYYTKITLTRMAELLDLPLEETEACLCNLVETGIINARTDRPAGVVRFTGTQEPAALLDTWAASLSKLMGLVNHTTHLIHQEEMLAVAQS; the protein is encoded by the exons ATGGCAGAAGCAATGATGGATAATTCTGGGAGACTCGTAAAGATGGAGGTAGATTATAGCAGTACTTGTGACACAAAGATTCCTGAATGTAAGAAGCTTGCTTCTGAAGGAAAGTTACACGACGCCTTGGATCAATTACTAGCTTTAGAAAAACTCACTAGAACC AGTGCCGACATGGTTTCAACATCTAGACTTCTTGTAGCCATAGTTGAAATTTGCTTGGAAGCAAAAAATTGGTCAGCACTTAATGAACACATCATTTTATTGTCAAAAAGACGCTCTCAACTTAAACAGGCAGTTACAAAAATGGTTCAAGAATGCTGCACTTATATAGATAAAATGCCTAATAAAGAAACAATGGTAAAACTCATAGAAACCCTTCGTTCGGTTACTGAAGGAaag atatatgTGGAAGTAGAAAGAGCTAGACTCACTCATCGCTTAGCCAAAATAAAAGAAGCAGAAGGTGATATTAATGGTGCTGCAACTGTAATGCTTGAATTAcag GTGGAAACGTATGGCAGTATGTCACGCCGGGAAAAGGCTTCTCTTATCTTAGAACAGATGAGACTTTGTTTGgcgaaaaaagattttatgaGAACTCAAATTAtagcgaaaaaaattaatgtcaaaTTCTTTAGTGACGAGAATGATGAAGAAACTCaggcattaaaattaaaatattacga tTTAATGATGGAACTAGCACGTCATGAAGGTTGGCATTTGGAGTTGTGTCGACATAATCGAGCAGTATTGGAAACTCCAACAATTCGAGACGATTCAGAGAAAAGACATATTGCACTTTCTCGAGCAGTTCTCTATCTTGTACTTGCACCACACGAGCCCGAGCAAGCTGATCTAACTCACAGATTACTTGCTGATAAACTCCTTGATGAGATACCAATTTACAA GGAATTGTTGCGCTTATTTGTGAATCCCGAGCTGATAAAATGGTCAGGATTATgtgaaatttatgaaagaGATCTTAGATCAACTGAAGTCTTTTCATCTTCAACTGAAGAAGGATGCAAACGATGGACTGATTTGCGAAATCGTGTTGTAGAACAT aATATAAGGATTATGGCGAAATATTACACCAAGATTACATTAACTCGCATGGCTGAGTTATTAGATCTTCCACTTGAAGAAACAGAAGCATGCCTTTGCAATTTGGTAGAGACTGGAATAATCAATGCACGTACGGATCGTCCTGCTGGTGTAGTCCGTTTTACTGGAACACAAGAACCGGCTGCTCTTTTAGACACATGGGCTGCATCACTATCAAAATTAATGGGTCTTGTGAATCACACCACACATTTAATTCATCAGGAAGAAATGTTGGCTGTTGCACAATCTTAA